gggcttccatatggtccattgtTGGGAGGTGCTCACAGACAACAACAAGTGGATGATAAGCTTTGCGGCCTACAACGAAGCTGTGAGGAATGGGACAGCGGTCAACCTCGACGGCGAAGACGATGATCAAGGTCGTCCAGtccttccacctcgtccacgaggccacaaggctaccaaggccgatctcgtccgggaggcgcaggccattgctttcacgcagagcatggagaagataatggccgacaaccgtgccgccatggctgctagggatgagaagaggcgtctggaaaaagaggccgcagctgccatctaccagaacctcgccaaggaggtcctcgatgtccaaaggctggacatcgaggccaaaaaggcagacaccgaggccaaattgcgtgcagaagacacaaggatcatgcttgccgacttgagcggcgtcgacgacgacaccagggcatggttcatgaagaggcgcgccgaaatccgcgcgcgagacccctgatcgccggcgccggcgccatgcgcccagcaccttggcctccttttggacttttttTTTATTGTTGTTCAGACCTTGTTGTGCCTCTTTTGCTCCACTTTGTGCCGTACGagctgcaaagtgtgatgaacttgttTCAGCCCTCAATTTGCGGCTGTAATTTCGTGCAAAGTCGACGCTATTTCATTGTTTTTTGAATTCTGGCCTGCGCCCAAAATACGTCACCCCGCTGGAgccaaccccagacgcaaacggacacacgGCCATTTCCCTGTCCgccaggcgacgcaaacggacgcccgtGGACAatttggacgtccgaaatgcgtcgcgccgccggAGATGCCCTTACctcgaaagaaaaaaagaaaaaaaggcagaCGCCTGGCTGCAAGGTCGCTCCGACCAGAAAAGAAGTACATACCACAAGGCGTCAGGCTGTTGCCGATCATACGCAGGCGCATCATATCACCAAAGCACACACGTGCACTTACGCCGTGAGGCAAGTCAGGTTGCTCATACACGTATGAGCCATGACGCAGGCAAGCAGGTTACCCATGCTCATCGCGGCTTGGACTCATCAAAGAAGTGAACCACCTGGTTCATAAAAATGCGTTGATACACAACCGAAAGGACCTGATGGAGCCGCCGGAGCGACTCCCGCCCCGCCTCTCCCATGGCGATCCCCGTGATCCTGCCGATCCAGACCGTAAGAGAGAGAGTCAGCTGATTGAACCCCGCCGTGATCCATGCAGTGCCTCCCCCGAAACCTACCCCCAATCCCCACCTCGACCAGAATCCATCAATTCCCCCAAGATCCGTGATTTCATCCCCAAAGAAACTAGAGAGAAATTCAAGTCGATCGTCCTCAAATCGCGTGATCCACGAAGGAGCCTGGAAATCTTCCGCTCAAGAATCCCGGCCTCGCTCGCTCCATTCGGTATGTCTTTGACAGAGAAATCGCCTCCCCCGCCCCCTCCCTCCCCATCCCCTGATCCCGTTCCGCCTCCCACCACGACCACGCTCACAATCCAACCCATGATCGAGGCCACCCCACACCCCCTTCCGGTTCAAACCCCTGTGATTTTGTTGCCAAAACTGTATATGTGCTCGACAGCCGGATCCTCCCCTCCTTTTTGGCATTCATCCCAGGATTCGCCCCTGCAGTTTCAATTCGTTATTGATTTCCTGATTTTCCCAATCATACCCCGGGTCATACGCCCTATGATCGTGCTATTCTTTGTAAGGTGTAACCACAGATTCAAACCATGGAGTCCTATATATATGCGCTCCTGGTTCATCACAGCCCTCACACCACCTCCCTCTGCCTTTCTCCCCACCCAAACCATGGCCGATCAAAGGAAACCAACCACCCCTGCCACTGGAAACGTTCCCACCACCACTGACAAGGCTTCTGCTAGACCACCACCACCTAGCCACACCCTCATGATCAAGGCTATGCCAGAAAACACCCTAAAACCCTTCTCTGCTAGAGATAGCAACAGCATCGGCAAAGAGGTTGCGGTGCTTTCCAAGACCTCCGACCAGGCTATCCCTGGGCAGAGGAGCGGGAAGGAGCTGTACAAGGAACTCGGCACTGCTGAAGAGAGGAAGGCAATCGTCATCGACCTGTCCATGGCTAGGAACACCTCTCGGGGTCGGTTCCTAGCTGTGGGCGTCTTCCTCTCTGTGCTCGCCATCACCTCGAGGAGCCTCATCGACTCAATGAAGAGGGTGTGGAAGATCCGTGGCCACATCGACACTCTCCAGCTGGCTGACAGGAGGTTCATCCTTGAATTCTCGGAGAAAGGCGACTTCCTCCACGTCGTCAAGGGAGGCCCGTGGAGGTATCAGCAGGACGCTGTTCTGGTACAGCCTTTGCTTGATGGCCAGGACCCTGAAACGGTACAGTTCCTTTCAGTTCCTATTTGGGTTCAGTTCAGAAAGATTCCTTTTTATCTGTTATCTAAGGCTCTAGCTAAAGATCTCGGGTCGAGGGTTGGTGAATTTATTTGTATTGACAAAAATGCTAGAGGAGATATTTGTGATAAGCTTATCAGGGCCCGTGTTCATCTGCCTCTTAACCAAGCCCTCCGAAGGTGGGTTCCTCTATTGGATGGTGTCACTAGGGAAGAAGTGATTGCCAATGTGCACTATGAGAGGCTCCCTTCATTCTGTTTTCTCTGTGGCTTCATTGGCCACAGGGACGCGGAATGCAGGTAGACCGGCGGTGAGAAGAAGAAGATGTACAGCGCTGACCTCAGCGTTCCACCCATCACCCCTGAAGACGAGAGAACGTGGTTCCTCCCGGACCACACTGGAGGGCCACGCCAAGATCCTGGTGCCTTCTGGCGCCCTACCCCGAGCAAGCAGCACCGCGACCTCGCCTCCGTCGCCTACGTCGCGGACAAGGTAGGCACGCTCGTCATCAATGACACGCCTGCTGCCATCGACAAACTCGACTCTCTTTCCAACATCGTCATCGAGCCCAGCTCCAGCCCCGAGTCCTCCGCCTCGCCGGTTGGACTTACATGGCCTCCTCCGACAACTGCGACTGCCATAGGCACCAACACGAAGGCGGCTGCCCCAACCAGCCCGCCTCCCCCAAGCGGcgacaatggcaacatcatcaagGAAGACCAGCCTCAGGAGGAGGCCGTGATCAATGCCAGcgccatgatcaagatgaagcctgCTGGAGATGGGCCGACTTGGAAACGTCATACAAAGGTAGATCATGTCTACCAGAGGATCAAGAACAAGGAACGCGCAACCCAGGTCCTAACCCTGGGGGCTACGCGTCAGAGGGAGgaagatgatgagggcatcaagctacAGCCCGAACCCAAGAAGAAGATCATCATGGAAGTGCCTAGTCTGAAACTGTGTCTGGGCATAGAGGGGCTGCGCGAGCTGAGAGAGTTAGATGAGGCACTAGGCCAGAAGCCAGATGATTGTAATCCTGTAGTGAAAGCTCTAGGCACTGACCATGAACCACTTCTGCAAGCAGGGAACAACCAGGATGGAGTACAGGTGGATATCGGGACTGAGGACAGATCAACAAAGGAGGCAGCCAGCCATGGGGCCGCTGGCCAACTGACCGGTGCGAAGGAGCGCACTGGTCAGGAGCCATGACGATCCTATGCTGGAACTGTCGTGGCCTGGGCCGTGCTGCGACAGTCCAAGAGTTGGTACGGCTAATGCATCTCCACAACCCAAAAATTCTATTTCTTTCAGAAACTCGTCAGAATAAGGACTATGTGGAAAACCTTAGATGGAGGTTAGGACTCAAACACGTTGTCACCGTCAGTGGAGAAGGCAAAGGTGGAGGTCTTGCCCTCTTCTGGGATGAGAGCATTCAGTTGAGTCTGTTTAAATTGGGTAGGAACCATATTGATGTTACCATTTGTAATCTGCCCAATATGAATAAATGGAGATGTACCTTTGTGTATGGTGAGCCCAAGGCTCAAGAGAGGCATAATATGTGGAGTCTCATGCGTAGGATTAAACCTATGTTACCAGGTCCTTGGACTATGATGGGTGACTTTAATGAATGCATGTGGCAAAAAGAACACTGGTcgaaaagaa
This region of Lolium perenne isolate Kyuss_39 chromosome 2, Kyuss_2.0, whole genome shotgun sequence genomic DNA includes:
- the LOC127322830 gene encoding uncharacterized protein, giving the protein MADQRKPTTPATGNVPTTTDKASARPPPPSHTLMIKAMPENTLKPFSARDSNSIGKEVAVLSKTSDQAIPGQRSGKELYKELGTAEERKAIVIDLSMARNTSRGRFLAVGVFLSVLAITSRSLIDSMKRVWKIRGHIDTLQLADRRFILEFSEKGDFLHVVKGGPWRYQQDAVLVQPLLDGQDPETVQFLSVPIWVQFRKIPFYLLSKALAKDLGSRVGEFICIDKNARGDICDKLIRARVHLPLNQALRRWVPLLDGVTREEVIANVHYERLPSFCFLCGFIGHRDAECR
- the LOC127322835 gene encoding uncharacterized protein, producing the protein MHPPYHITGPRTEESLRKRWNYIKQETAKFCSAVEHAINNPVSGTGVMTVVSRALQKFRATHKKGFHMVHCWEVLTDNNKWMISFAAYNEAVRNGTAVNLDGEDDDQGRPVLPPRPRGHKATKADLVREAQAIAFTQSMEKIMADNRAAMAARDEKRRLEKEAAAAIYQNLAKEVLDVQRLDIEAKKADTEAKLRAEDTRIMLADLSGVDDDTRAWFMKRRAEIRARDP